From Saccopteryx leptura isolate mSacLep1 chromosome 3, mSacLep1_pri_phased_curated, whole genome shotgun sequence, one genomic window encodes:
- the AGO4 gene encoding protein argonaute-4 isoform X2 produces the protein MVRHFKMQIFGDRQPGYDGKRNMYTAHPLPIGRDRVDMEVTLPGEGKDQTFKVSVQWVSVVSLQLLLEALAGHLNEVPDDSVQALDVITRHLPSMRYTPVGRSFFSPPEGYYHPLGGGREVWFGFHQSVRPAMWNMMLNIDVSATAFYRAQPIIEFMCEVLDIQNINEQTKPLTDSQRVKFTKEIRGLKVEVTHCGQMKRKYRVCNVTRRPASHQTFPLQLENGQAMECTVAQYFKQKYSLQLKYPHLPCLQVGQEQKHTYLPLEVCNIVAGQRCIKKLTDNQTSTMIKATARSAPDRQEEISRLVKSNSMVGGPDPYLKEFGIVVHNEMTELTGRVLPAPMLQYGGRNKTVATPNQGVWDMRGKQFYAGIEIKVWAVACFAPQKQCREDLLKSFTDQLRKISKDAGMPIQGQPCFCKYAQGADSVEPMFKHLKMTYVGLQLIVVILPGKTPVYAEVKRVGDTLLGMATQCVQVKNVVKTSPQTLSNLCLKINAKLGGINNVLVPHQRPSVFQQPVIFLGADVTHPPAGDGKKPSIAAVVGSMDGHPSRYCATVRVQTSRQEISQELLYSQEVIQDLTNMVRELLIQFYKSTRFKPTRIIYYRGGVSEGQMKQVAWPELIAIRKACISLEEDYRPGITYIVVQKRHHTRLFCADKTERVGKSGNVPAGTTVDSTITHPSEFDFYLCSHAGIQGTSRPSHYQVLWDDNCFTADELQLLTYQLCHTYVRCTRSVSIPAPAYYARLVAFRARYHLVDKDHDSAEGSHVSGQSNGRDPQALAKAVQIHHDTQHTMYFA, from the exons ATGGTGCGGCACTTCAAGATGCAGATATTTGGTGATCGGCAGCCTGGGTATGACGGCAAAAGAAACATGTACACAGCACATCCACTACCAATCGGACGGGATAGG GTTGATATGGAAGTGACCCTTCCAGGTGAGGGTAAAGACCAAACCTTTAAAGTGTCTGTTCAGTGGGTATCAGTTGTGAGCCTTCAGTTGCTTTTAGAAGCTTTAGCCGGGCACTTGAATGAAGTCCCAGATGACTCAGTACAAGCACTTGATGTTATCACAAGACACCTTCCCTCCATGAG GTATACCCCAGTGGGTCGTTCCTTTTTCTCACCTCCGGAAGGTTACTACCATCCTCTGGGCGGGGGCCGGGAGGTCTGGTTCGGCTTTCATCAGTCTGTGAGACCAGCCATGTGGAACATGATGCTCAATATTGATG tATCTGCAACTGCTTTCTACCGGGCTCAGCCCATCATTGAGTTCATGTGTGAGGTTTTAGATATTCAGAACATCAATGAACAGACCAAACCTCTTACAGACTCCCAGCGTGTCAAGTTTACCAAAGAAATCAGAG gTCTTAAAGTGGAGGTGACTCACTGTGGACAGATGAAACGGAAATATCGAGTTTGTAATGTGACTAGACGGCCTGCCAGTCATCAAAC TTTTCCTTTACAGCTAGAAAATGGTCAAGCTATGGAATGTACTGTAGCTCAATATTTTAAGCAAAAGTATAGCCTGCAGCTGAAATACCCTCATCTTCCCTGTCTCCAAGTGGGACAAGAGCAAAAGCATACATACTTGCCACTTGAG GTCTGTAATATTGTGGCAGGACAACGATGTATAAAGAAACTCACTGACAATCAGACTTCCACAATGATCAAAGCCACGGCAAGATCTGCTcccgacagacaggaagaaatcaGTAGACTG GTGAAGAGTAACAGCATGGTGGGTGGACCTGACCCATACCTTAAAGAATTTGGTATTGTTGTCCACAATGAAATGACAGAGCTCACAGGCAGGGTACTTCCAGCACCAATGCTACAGTATGGAGGCCGG aataaaacagtagCCACACCCAACCAGGGTGTCTGGGACATGCGAGGAAAGCAGTTTTATGCTGGCATTGAAATTAAAGTTTGGGCAGTTGCTTGTTTTGCGCCTCAGAAACAATGTAGGGAAGATTTACTAAA GAGTTTCACTGACCAGCTCCGTAAAATCTCTAAGGATGCAGGGATGCCCATCCAGGGTCAGCCATGTTTCTGCAAGTACGCACAGGGTGCAGACAGCGTGGAGCCCATGTTTAAACATCTGAAAATGACATATGTGGGCCTACAGCTGATAGTAGTGATCTTGCCTGGGAAGACACCAGTATATG CGGAGGTGAAACGTGTTGGAGATACCCTCCTGGGTATGGCCACGCAGTGTGTCCAGGTAAAAAATGTAGTGAAGACCTCACCACAGACCCTTTCCAACCTTTGCCTGAAGATAAATGCAAAGCTTGGAGGAATTAACAACGTGCTTGTACCTCATCAAAG GCCGTCAGTGTTCCAGCAGCCTGTCATCTTCCTGGGAGCAGATGTCACACACCCACCTGCAGGGGACGGGAAAAAGCCTTCCATTGCTGCTGTCGTTGGCAGTATGGATGGCCACCCAAGCCGGTACTGTGCCACCGTTCGGGTGCAGACCTCCCGCCAGGAGATCTCCCAAGAGCTCCTCTATAGTCAGGAGGTAATCCAGGACCTTACTAACATGGTTCGAGAGCTATTGATCCAGTTCTACAAATCCACACGCTTCAAACCCACACGGATCATCTATTACCGTGGAGGGGTATCCGAGGGACAAATGAAACAG GTAGCTTGGCCAGAACTAATAGCAATTCGAAAGGCATGTATTAGCTTGGAAGAAGATTACCGGCCAGGAATAACCTATATTGTGGTACAGAAAAGACATCACACACGACTCTTCTGTGCAGATAAAACAGAAAGG gtGGGTAAAAGTGGCAATGTACCAGCGGGCACTACCGTGGATAGCACCATCACACATCCATCTGAGTTTGACTTTTACCTCTGTAGTCATGCAGGAATTCAG GGAACCAGCCGTCCTTCACATTACCAGGTCTTATGGGATGACAACTGCTTCACCGCAGATGAGCTCCAGCTACTGACGTACCAGCTATGTCACACATATGTGCGGTGTACACGCTCGGTCTCTATCCCAGCCCCTGCATATTATGCCCGGCTTGTAGCATTCAGAGCAAGGTATCATCTGGTGGACAAAGATCATGACag
- the AGO4 gene encoding protein argonaute-4 isoform X1, producing MEALGPGPPTSLFQPPRRPGLGTVGKPIRLLANHFQVQIPKIDVYHYDVDIKPEKRPRRVNREVVDTMVRHFKMQIFGDRQPGYDGKRNMYTAHPLPIGRDRVDMEVTLPGEGKDQTFKVSVQWVSVVSLQLLLEALAGHLNEVPDDSVQALDVITRHLPSMRYTPVGRSFFSPPEGYYHPLGGGREVWFGFHQSVRPAMWNMMLNIDVSATAFYRAQPIIEFMCEVLDIQNINEQTKPLTDSQRVKFTKEIRGLKVEVTHCGQMKRKYRVCNVTRRPASHQTFPLQLENGQAMECTVAQYFKQKYSLQLKYPHLPCLQVGQEQKHTYLPLEVCNIVAGQRCIKKLTDNQTSTMIKATARSAPDRQEEISRLVKSNSMVGGPDPYLKEFGIVVHNEMTELTGRVLPAPMLQYGGRNKTVATPNQGVWDMRGKQFYAGIEIKVWAVACFAPQKQCREDLLKSFTDQLRKISKDAGMPIQGQPCFCKYAQGADSVEPMFKHLKMTYVGLQLIVVILPGKTPVYAEVKRVGDTLLGMATQCVQVKNVVKTSPQTLSNLCLKINAKLGGINNVLVPHQRPSVFQQPVIFLGADVTHPPAGDGKKPSIAAVVGSMDGHPSRYCATVRVQTSRQEISQELLYSQEVIQDLTNMVRELLIQFYKSTRFKPTRIIYYRGGVSEGQMKQVAWPELIAIRKACISLEEDYRPGITYIVVQKRHHTRLFCADKTERVGKSGNVPAGTTVDSTITHPSEFDFYLCSHAGIQGTSRPSHYQVLWDDNCFTADELQLLTYQLCHTYVRCTRSVSIPAPAYYARLVAFRARYHLVDKDHDSAEGSHVSGQSNGRDPQALAKAVQIHHDTQHTMYFA from the exons GACCTCCAACCAGCCTGTTCCAGCCACCTCGCCGTCCTGGCCTTGGAACTGTTGGAAAACCAATTCGACTGTTAGCCAATCATTTTCAGGTTCAGATTCCTAAAATAGATGTGTATcactatgatgtggatattaaaCCAGAAAAACGGCCTCGTAGAGTCAACAG GGAGGTAGTTGATACAATGGTGCGGCACTTCAAGATGCAGATATTTGGTGATCGGCAGCCTGGGTATGACGGCAAAAGAAACATGTACACAGCACATCCACTACCAATCGGACGGGATAGG GTTGATATGGAAGTGACCCTTCCAGGTGAGGGTAAAGACCAAACCTTTAAAGTGTCTGTTCAGTGGGTATCAGTTGTGAGCCTTCAGTTGCTTTTAGAAGCTTTAGCCGGGCACTTGAATGAAGTCCCAGATGACTCAGTACAAGCACTTGATGTTATCACAAGACACCTTCCCTCCATGAG GTATACCCCAGTGGGTCGTTCCTTTTTCTCACCTCCGGAAGGTTACTACCATCCTCTGGGCGGGGGCCGGGAGGTCTGGTTCGGCTTTCATCAGTCTGTGAGACCAGCCATGTGGAACATGATGCTCAATATTGATG tATCTGCAACTGCTTTCTACCGGGCTCAGCCCATCATTGAGTTCATGTGTGAGGTTTTAGATATTCAGAACATCAATGAACAGACCAAACCTCTTACAGACTCCCAGCGTGTCAAGTTTACCAAAGAAATCAGAG gTCTTAAAGTGGAGGTGACTCACTGTGGACAGATGAAACGGAAATATCGAGTTTGTAATGTGACTAGACGGCCTGCCAGTCATCAAAC TTTTCCTTTACAGCTAGAAAATGGTCAAGCTATGGAATGTACTGTAGCTCAATATTTTAAGCAAAAGTATAGCCTGCAGCTGAAATACCCTCATCTTCCCTGTCTCCAAGTGGGACAAGAGCAAAAGCATACATACTTGCCACTTGAG GTCTGTAATATTGTGGCAGGACAACGATGTATAAAGAAACTCACTGACAATCAGACTTCCACAATGATCAAAGCCACGGCAAGATCTGCTcccgacagacaggaagaaatcaGTAGACTG GTGAAGAGTAACAGCATGGTGGGTGGACCTGACCCATACCTTAAAGAATTTGGTATTGTTGTCCACAATGAAATGACAGAGCTCACAGGCAGGGTACTTCCAGCACCAATGCTACAGTATGGAGGCCGG aataaaacagtagCCACACCCAACCAGGGTGTCTGGGACATGCGAGGAAAGCAGTTTTATGCTGGCATTGAAATTAAAGTTTGGGCAGTTGCTTGTTTTGCGCCTCAGAAACAATGTAGGGAAGATTTACTAAA GAGTTTCACTGACCAGCTCCGTAAAATCTCTAAGGATGCAGGGATGCCCATCCAGGGTCAGCCATGTTTCTGCAAGTACGCACAGGGTGCAGACAGCGTGGAGCCCATGTTTAAACATCTGAAAATGACATATGTGGGCCTACAGCTGATAGTAGTGATCTTGCCTGGGAAGACACCAGTATATG CGGAGGTGAAACGTGTTGGAGATACCCTCCTGGGTATGGCCACGCAGTGTGTCCAGGTAAAAAATGTAGTGAAGACCTCACCACAGACCCTTTCCAACCTTTGCCTGAAGATAAATGCAAAGCTTGGAGGAATTAACAACGTGCTTGTACCTCATCAAAG GCCGTCAGTGTTCCAGCAGCCTGTCATCTTCCTGGGAGCAGATGTCACACACCCACCTGCAGGGGACGGGAAAAAGCCTTCCATTGCTGCTGTCGTTGGCAGTATGGATGGCCACCCAAGCCGGTACTGTGCCACCGTTCGGGTGCAGACCTCCCGCCAGGAGATCTCCCAAGAGCTCCTCTATAGTCAGGAGGTAATCCAGGACCTTACTAACATGGTTCGAGAGCTATTGATCCAGTTCTACAAATCCACACGCTTCAAACCCACACGGATCATCTATTACCGTGGAGGGGTATCCGAGGGACAAATGAAACAG GTAGCTTGGCCAGAACTAATAGCAATTCGAAAGGCATGTATTAGCTTGGAAGAAGATTACCGGCCAGGAATAACCTATATTGTGGTACAGAAAAGACATCACACACGACTCTTCTGTGCAGATAAAACAGAAAGG gtGGGTAAAAGTGGCAATGTACCAGCGGGCACTACCGTGGATAGCACCATCACACATCCATCTGAGTTTGACTTTTACCTCTGTAGTCATGCAGGAATTCAG GGAACCAGCCGTCCTTCACATTACCAGGTCTTATGGGATGACAACTGCTTCACCGCAGATGAGCTCCAGCTACTGACGTACCAGCTATGTCACACATATGTGCGGTGTACACGCTCGGTCTCTATCCCAGCCCCTGCATATTATGCCCGGCTTGTAGCATTCAGAGCAAGGTATCATCTGGTGGACAAAGATCATGACag